The Corvus cornix cornix isolate S_Up_H32 chromosome 12, ASM73873v5, whole genome shotgun sequence genome includes a window with the following:
- the CARD19 gene encoding caspase recruitment domain-containing protein 19 isoform X1, giving the protein MMLYRSYQSYCHRLQHDMYFLTSTSRLNEQVVDKIVLQLNRVYPQILTNEEAEKFRNPKASLHTRLSDLLKHLQKKGDRHCQEFYRALQINAEQLFNDLPSRKILKTPDPTEIDTDKEQYMLNDRGPVFFLACFSVAAGLALFWYCCNSETQAIGRARRILGFSPIIIGRHVRNICMLYLEDIPRN; this is encoded by the exons ATGATGCTCTACAGAAGCT ATCAGTCATATTGTCATCGGCTGCAGCATGACATGTATTTCCTTACAAGCACTAGCCGACTGAATGAGCAAGTGGTTGATAAAATTGTTCTTCAGCTTAACAGAGTCTATCCCCAAATTCTTACCaatgaagaagcagaaaag TTCAGGAATCCAAAGGCATCACTCCATACCAGACTCTCAGATCTGTTAAAACACCTCCAAAAGAAAGGAGACAGACACTGTCAGGAATTTTACAGGGCTCTGCAGATCAATGCTGAACAGCTGTTTAATGACCTGCCAAGCAGGAAAATCTTGA aaaCCCCAGATCCCACAGAGATAGACACTGACAAGGAGCAATATATGCTAAATGACAGGG GCCCAGTGTTTTTCCTGGCCTGTTTCAGCGTGGCTGCAGGACTGGCCCTGTTCTGGTATTGCTGTAACTCGG AAACACAAGCCATAGGAAGAGCCAGGAGAATCTTGGGCTTTTCTCCTATTATCATAGGAAGACATGTTAGAAATATTTGTATGTTGTATTTGGAAGACATACcaagaaattaa
- the CARD19 gene encoding caspase recruitment domain-containing protein 19 isoform X4, producing the protein MMLYRSYQSYCHRLQHDMYFLTSTSRLNEQVVDKIVLQLNRVYPQILTNEEAEKFRNPKASLHTRLSDLLKHLQKKGDRHCQEFYRALQINAEQLFNDLPSRKILSPVFFLACFSVAAGLALFWYCCNSETQAIGRARRILGFSPIIIGRHVRNICMLYLEDIPRN; encoded by the exons ATGATGCTCTACAGAAGCT ATCAGTCATATTGTCATCGGCTGCAGCATGACATGTATTTCCTTACAAGCACTAGCCGACTGAATGAGCAAGTGGTTGATAAAATTGTTCTTCAGCTTAACAGAGTCTATCCCCAAATTCTTACCaatgaagaagcagaaaag TTCAGGAATCCAAAGGCATCACTCCATACCAGACTCTCAGATCTGTTAAAACACCTCCAAAAGAAAGGAGACAGACACTGTCAGGAATTTTACAGGGCTCTGCAGATCAATGCTGAACAGCTGTTTAATGACCTGCCAAGCAGGAAAATCTTGA GCCCAGTGTTTTTCCTGGCCTGTTTCAGCGTGGCTGCAGGACTGGCCCTGTTCTGGTATTGCTGTAACTCGG AAACACAAGCCATAGGAAGAGCCAGGAGAATCTTGGGCTTTTCTCCTATTATCATAGGAAGACATGTTAGAAATATTTGTATGTTGTATTTGGAAGACATACcaagaaattaa
- the CARD19 gene encoding caspase recruitment domain-containing protein 19 isoform X2 produces MADQSYCHRLQHDMYFLTSTSRLNEQVVDKIVLQLNRVYPQILTNEEAEKFRNPKASLHTRLSDLLKHLQKKGDRHCQEFYRALQINAEQLFNDLPSRKILKTPDPTEIDTDKEQYMLNDRGPVFFLACFSVAAGLALFWYCCNSETQAIGRARRILGFSPIIIGRHVRNICMLYLEDIPRN; encoded by the exons ATGGCCG ATCAGTCATATTGTCATCGGCTGCAGCATGACATGTATTTCCTTACAAGCACTAGCCGACTGAATGAGCAAGTGGTTGATAAAATTGTTCTTCAGCTTAACAGAGTCTATCCCCAAATTCTTACCaatgaagaagcagaaaag TTCAGGAATCCAAAGGCATCACTCCATACCAGACTCTCAGATCTGTTAAAACACCTCCAAAAGAAAGGAGACAGACACTGTCAGGAATTTTACAGGGCTCTGCAGATCAATGCTGAACAGCTGTTTAATGACCTGCCAAGCAGGAAAATCTTGA aaaCCCCAGATCCCACAGAGATAGACACTGACAAGGAGCAATATATGCTAAATGACAGGG GCCCAGTGTTTTTCCTGGCCTGTTTCAGCGTGGCTGCAGGACTGGCCCTGTTCTGGTATTGCTGTAACTCGG AAACACAAGCCATAGGAAGAGCCAGGAGAATCTTGGGCTTTTCTCCTATTATCATAGGAAGACATGTTAGAAATATTTGTATGTTGTATTTGGAAGACATACcaagaaattaa
- the CARD19 gene encoding caspase recruitment domain-containing protein 19 isoform X3 has translation MRDQSYCHRLQHDMYFLTSTSRLNEQVVDKIVLQLNRVYPQILTNEEAEKFRNPKASLHTRLSDLLKHLQKKGDRHCQEFYRALQINAEQLFNDLPSRKILKTPDPTEIDTDKEQYMLNDRGPVFFLACFSVAAGLALFWYCCNSETQAIGRARRILGFSPIIIGRHVRNICMLYLEDIPRN, from the exons ATGAGAG ATCAGTCATATTGTCATCGGCTGCAGCATGACATGTATTTCCTTACAAGCACTAGCCGACTGAATGAGCAAGTGGTTGATAAAATTGTTCTTCAGCTTAACAGAGTCTATCCCCAAATTCTTACCaatgaagaagcagaaaag TTCAGGAATCCAAAGGCATCACTCCATACCAGACTCTCAGATCTGTTAAAACACCTCCAAAAGAAAGGAGACAGACACTGTCAGGAATTTTACAGGGCTCTGCAGATCAATGCTGAACAGCTGTTTAATGACCTGCCAAGCAGGAAAATCTTGA aaaCCCCAGATCCCACAGAGATAGACACTGACAAGGAGCAATATATGCTAAATGACAGGG GCCCAGTGTTTTTCCTGGCCTGTTTCAGCGTGGCTGCAGGACTGGCCCTGTTCTGGTATTGCTGTAACTCGG AAACACAAGCCATAGGAAGAGCCAGGAGAATCTTGGGCTTTTCTCCTATTATCATAGGAAGACATGTTAGAAATATTTGTATGTTGTATTTGGAAGACATACcaagaaattaa